One genomic segment of Pandoraea thiooxydans includes these proteins:
- a CDS encoding LysR family transcriptional regulator, with translation MAVNFELHDLIAFRAVAELGNFRKAAEAVHISQSAFSRRIDKLEQALGIRLLERTTHEVKLTAVGREFARSINMLLDGLDETLLSVRGVGTARMGEVCIACVPSTVYYFLSNVIQRYRAQYPKLRVKVFDASANEVLAAVSSGEADFGINFLGGSEPEIDYRPLLTEHFVIACRRDHPLAKLRKATWRDLEGHDFILTAKSSGNRLLLDQALARTHTRLSPVYEAQHVTTLLGLVEAGLGVAAVPSLAMPPYEHPLLMSIPLGEPEVTRRIGLIKRKGRQLSPEAQQLYEFVAARRPARRAKTTAA, from the coding sequence ATGGCCGTCAACTTCGAACTCCACGATTTGATCGCATTTCGCGCAGTTGCCGAGCTGGGCAATTTCCGCAAGGCAGCCGAGGCGGTTCACATATCCCAGTCCGCGTTCAGCCGGCGCATCGATAAGCTCGAACAGGCCTTGGGCATCCGCCTGCTGGAAAGAACCACGCACGAGGTCAAGCTGACCGCCGTCGGGCGAGAATTCGCAAGAAGCATCAACATGCTCCTCGATGGCCTCGACGAAACGTTGCTGAGCGTGCGCGGAGTCGGCACGGCACGCATGGGCGAAGTGTGCATCGCCTGCGTACCCTCGACGGTCTATTATTTCCTGTCCAACGTCATCCAGCGCTACCGGGCCCAGTACCCCAAGCTTAGGGTCAAGGTGTTCGATGCCAGCGCCAACGAAGTGCTGGCGGCCGTCTCCAGTGGCGAAGCCGATTTCGGTATCAATTTTCTCGGCGGCTCCGAACCGGAAATCGACTATCGCCCGCTGCTGACCGAGCATTTCGTCATCGCGTGCCGTCGCGATCATCCGTTGGCCAAGTTACGCAAGGCCACCTGGCGCGATCTGGAAGGCCACGACTTCATCCTCACCGCCAAATCGTCCGGTAACCGTCTCCTGCTCGATCAGGCGCTGGCACGCACCCACACTCGGCTATCCCCGGTCTACGAGGCGCAGCATGTCACAACGCTGCTCGGCCTCGTCGAGGCGGGCCTCGGGGTTGCCGCGGTGCCGTCGCTGGCCATGCCGCCTTATGAACACCCGCTGCTCATGAGCATTCCGCTGGGCGAACCCGAGGTCACGCGAAGAATCGGCCTGATCAAGCGCAAGGGGCGCCAGCTGTCTCCCGAGGCCCAGCAACTCTATGAATTCGTCGCCGCCAGGCGACCTGCCCGGCGGGCAAAGACAACCGCCGCCTGA